A single window of Microbacterium croceum DNA harbors:
- a CDS encoding 4-(cytidine 5'-diphospho)-2-C-methyl-D-erythritol kinase, whose product MSIAATTESVHVRAPGKINVYLGVGGRHDDGYHALATVFQAVSLYEDVIARHADDFSLTVSGVDDVDEVPLDDRNLAMRAAKLLAAATEYPGGVALEIRKRVPVAGGMGGGSADAAAALVACDALWGTGLSAARMHELASRLGADVPFALHGGTAVGTGRGDQLNPALARGRFDWVLVTSEHGLSTPVVYGRLDLLREEEGALADDPPMSLDVPIPVLQALRSGDPAQLADTLYNDLQAAALSERPDLAETIDIGIRAGALQGIVSGSGPTIALLCADPEAAQDVQTALRRSGHEALHVHGPVPGARIVV is encoded by the coding sequence ATGAGCATCGCCGCGACGACCGAGTCCGTGCACGTGCGCGCCCCCGGGAAGATCAACGTCTATCTGGGGGTCGGCGGTCGCCATGACGACGGCTATCACGCGCTCGCGACGGTCTTCCAGGCGGTGTCGCTCTACGAGGACGTGATCGCCCGTCACGCGGACGACTTCTCGCTGACGGTCTCGGGCGTCGATGACGTCGACGAGGTGCCGCTGGACGATCGCAACCTCGCGATGCGGGCAGCGAAGCTCCTGGCTGCGGCGACCGAGTACCCCGGCGGGGTCGCGCTCGAGATCCGCAAGCGCGTCCCGGTCGCCGGCGGAATGGGCGGAGGGTCGGCGGATGCGGCGGCGGCACTCGTCGCGTGCGACGCGCTGTGGGGCACCGGCCTGTCAGCCGCGCGGATGCACGAGCTCGCTTCGCGGCTCGGCGCAGACGTGCCGTTCGCGCTGCACGGCGGCACGGCCGTGGGCACGGGGCGTGGTGACCAGCTCAACCCCGCTCTGGCGCGTGGCCGGTTCGACTGGGTGCTGGTCACCAGCGAGCACGGCCTTTCCACGCCCGTGGTCTACGGGCGGCTCGATCTCCTGCGCGAGGAGGAAGGCGCCCTCGCCGATGATCCGCCGATGTCGCTCGACGTACCGATCCCCGTGCTCCAAGCACTGCGATCCGGAGATCCCGCGCAACTGGCGGACACGCTGTACAACGACCTGCAGGCGGCGGCGCTCTCTGAGCGTCCCGACCTGGCGGAGACGATCGACATCGGAATCCGCGCCGGTGCGCTGCAGGGGATCGTCTCGGGCTCCGGGCCGACGATCGCGTTGCTGTGCGCCGATCCCGAGGCGGCGCAGGATGTGCAGACGGCGCTGCGGCGCTCCGGGCATGAAGCGCTGCATGTGCATGGCCCGGTGCCGGGCGCTCGCATCGTCGTGTGA